One window of Pseudomonas sp. FP198 genomic DNA carries:
- a CDS encoding DUF6124 family protein has product MFKPTPNPPDTDPAAAHPKETDPGQLFTVINGIDTESLLANLSETLASANAMVGYLAFDLEDSRRHIALGIQQLIELGALLANRALDNVDPR; this is encoded by the coding sequence ATGTTCAAACCAACACCCAACCCACCGGACACAGATCCGGCCGCCGCCCATCCAAAAGAAACCGATCCCGGCCAACTCTTCACCGTCATCAACGGCATCGACACCGAATCCCTGCTCGCCAACCTCAGCGAAACCCTCGCCTCGGCCAACGCCATGGTCGGCTACCTGGCCTTCGACCTGGAAGACTCACGACGCCACATTGCCCTGGGCATCCAGCAGCTGATCGAACTGGGCGCACTCCTGGCAAACCGCGCGCTGGACAACGTCGACCCACGCTAG
- a CDS encoding alpha/beta fold hydrolase, which produces MLVLWVVLAVFIAWSWLTYPGIGHVLYDLGMALEARLYRLHKITVPISEMTVSTWQGGPYEASGSVLMLHGYSADKNLWLRFARHFVGDYRVVIPDLAGHGETGFKAGGGYDIPTQARRVIELLDACGLDKVHVIGNSMGGYLAAWLAATSPERVLTLALIDPAGVTAPEPSDMERHLAAGHNPFLVDSRDDFAPFYAMTMASPPWLPSVVLAALAERYEQRREELAEIFVDLRASPPMEPRLADIRAPSLLLWGRKDRLIDVSSVPVWSKGIADLRVEIWDGVGHMPMVEKPRKTAALYRDFLKGLGQ; this is translated from the coding sequence ATGCTGGTGTTGTGGGTGGTCCTTGCGGTGTTCATCGCCTGGAGCTGGTTGACGTATCCGGGCATCGGCCATGTGCTGTATGACCTGGGCATGGCCCTGGAAGCGCGTCTCTACCGGCTGCACAAGATTACCGTGCCCATCAGCGAAATGACGGTGTCGACCTGGCAGGGCGGGCCCTATGAAGCGTCCGGCAGCGTGCTGATGCTGCATGGCTACAGCGCCGACAAGAACCTCTGGTTGCGCTTCGCCCGGCATTTTGTCGGCGATTACCGGGTGGTGATTCCCGACCTGGCCGGCCATGGCGAAACCGGCTTCAAGGCCGGCGGCGGTTATGACATCCCGACCCAGGCGCGGCGAGTGATCGAATTGCTCGATGCCTGTGGCCTGGACAAGGTCCATGTGATCGGCAACTCCATGGGTGGTTACCTCGCAGCCTGGCTGGCGGCGACGTCGCCTGAGCGGGTGTTGACCCTGGCGCTGATCGATCCGGCCGGGGTCACCGCCCCCGAACCCAGCGACATGGAACGCCACCTGGCCGCCGGCCACAACCCGTTCCTGGTTGATTCTCGAGACGATTTCGCGCCGTTCTACGCCATGACCATGGCCTCGCCGCCCTGGCTGCCCAGTGTGGTGCTGGCGGCGCTGGCCGAGCGTTATGAACAGCGCCGGGAGGAACTGGCGGAGATCTTCGTCGATTTACGCGCCAGCCCACCAATGGAACCGCGCCTGGCCGACATCCGCGCCCCTTCGTTGCTACTCTGGGGGCGCAAGGACCGGTTGATCGACGTCAGCAGCGTACCGGTATGGAGCAAGGGCATCGCCGACCTCAGGGTGGAAATCTGGGACGGGGTCGGGCATATGCCGATGGTTGAAAAACCGCGCAAGACTGCGGCGTTGTACCGGGATTTTCTGAAGGGGTTGGGGCAGTGA
- a CDS encoding lipocalin-like domain-containing protein, with protein sequence MKIRIGLMLLALLGGCDDSSAPEKGFAGLGNQAVAFTPVVPGRVFSFPADHGAHDGFRIEWWYVTANLKDAEGRDFGVQWTLFRSSQDAAPQASGWRNQTIWLGHAAVTSATVQHAAERYARGGVGQAGVRTTPFDAWIDDWQLTTRSAGTDPLAAMQLKARDARFGYELQLTSTRPLVLQGNQGFSQKSEQGQASYYYSQPFFQANGHLEIDGQRYQVSGPAWLDREWSSQPLTENQTGWDWFSLHLDNGEHVMLYRMRHKKGAPYLTGTWIDAQGQATTLSASEISLEPLDTAEVAGRSMPVRWSIRIPTRQLEITTQALNPAAWMNLRIPYWEGPVQLSGNRGGIGYLEMTGY encoded by the coding sequence ATGAAAATTAGAATCGGCCTGATGCTGCTGGCCTTGCTCGGCGGCTGCGACGACTCGTCGGCGCCGGAAAAAGGTTTTGCCGGCCTTGGCAACCAGGCCGTTGCATTTACGCCCGTGGTGCCCGGGCGCGTGTTCAGTTTTCCGGCCGATCATGGTGCCCATGACGGGTTTCGTATCGAGTGGTGGTATGTCACCGCCAATCTCAAGGATGCCGAAGGTCGGGATTTCGGCGTGCAGTGGACGTTGTTCCGCAGCAGCCAGGATGCCGCCCCCCAGGCCAGTGGCTGGCGTAACCAGACCATCTGGCTCGGTCATGCCGCGGTCACTTCCGCGACCGTCCAACATGCCGCCGAACGTTATGCCCGGGGCGGAGTGGGGCAGGCCGGAGTGCGCACGACCCCGTTCGATGCCTGGATCGACGATTGGCAATTGACCACCCGAAGCGCGGGCACCGATCCCTTGGCGGCGATGCAGCTCAAGGCGCGGGATGCACGTTTCGGCTATGAGCTGCAACTCACTTCGACGCGCCCGCTGGTCCTGCAAGGCAACCAGGGTTTCAGCCAGAAATCCGAGCAGGGCCAGGCGTCGTATTACTACAGCCAGCCTTTCTTCCAGGCCAACGGCCATCTGGAAATCGATGGCCAGCGTTATCAGGTCAGTGGTCCGGCCTGGCTCGACCGGGAATGGAGCAGCCAGCCGCTGACCGAGAACCAGACCGGATGGGACTGGTTTTCCCTGCATCTGGATAATGGCGAACACGTCATGCTCTACCGCATGCGGCACAAGAAGGGCGCGCCGTACCTCACCGGCACCTGGATCGATGCCCAGGGCCAGGCAACGACTCTGAGCGCCAGCGAAATCAGCCTCGAACCGCTGGACACCGCCGAGGTTGCGGGACGCTCGATGCCGGTGCGCTGGTCGATCAGGATTCCCACCAGGCAGCTCGAGATCACCACTCAGGCGCTGAACCCCGCTGCCTGGATGAACCTGCGTATTCCCTATTGGGAAGGGCCGGTGCAACTGAGCGGCAATCGTGGCGGCATCGGCTACCTGGAAATGACCGGCTACTGA
- the glcE gene encoding glycolate oxidase subunit GlcE has product MTAQVDRDASELLLEQVNRARASDTPLRIQGSNSKAFLGRQVAGEVLDTRAHRGIVDYDPTELVITARAGTPLRELLAALDAAGQRLPCEPPAFGADATVGGMVAAGLSGPRRPWAGSVRDFVLGTRMISGHGNLLRFGGEVMKNVAGYDLSRLLAGSFGCLGVITEVSLKVLPKPRHGLSIRLEMDSREALEKLAEWGRQPLPISAASHDGDCLRLRLEGGEGSVSAAHQRLGGEAIDDQYWTELNEHRLPFFAEDLPLWRLSLPNATSPLDLPGAQLIDWAGAQRWLKTDANTVQALAREWGGHAVCYRPGATSTPFQPLAPALLRYHRQLKAKLDPQGLFNPGRMYAEF; this is encoded by the coding sequence ATGACCGCGCAAGTCGACCGCGACGCCAGCGAGCTGCTGCTGGAGCAGGTCAACCGCGCCCGGGCGAGCGATACGCCGCTGCGCATCCAGGGCTCCAACAGCAAGGCGTTCCTGGGACGCCAGGTGGCCGGCGAGGTGCTGGACACCCGTGCGCATCGCGGCATCGTTGACTACGACCCCACGGAGCTGGTCATCACCGCCCGCGCCGGCACCCCGCTGCGGGAACTGTTGGCCGCGCTGGACGCCGCCGGGCAGCGGCTGCCCTGCGAGCCGCCGGCGTTCGGCGCGGACGCCACGGTGGGCGGCATGGTCGCCGCCGGATTGTCGGGGCCGCGCCGTCCGTGGGCCGGCTCGGTGCGCGACTTTGTGCTCGGCACGCGGATGATCAGCGGCCACGGCAACCTGTTGCGCTTCGGCGGCGAGGTGATGAAAAACGTTGCCGGCTACGACCTGTCGCGCCTGCTGGCCGGCAGTTTCGGCTGTCTGGGGGTGATCACCGAAGTGTCCTTGAAAGTGCTGCCCAAGCCCCGCCACGGCTTGAGCATCCGCCTGGAAATGGACAGCCGCGAAGCCCTGGAAAAACTCGCCGAATGGGGCCGACAACCCTTGCCCATCAGCGCCGCCAGCCACGACGGCGATTGTCTGCGCCTGCGCCTGGAAGGCGGCGAGGGTTCGGTCAGCGCGGCCCATCAGCGCCTGGGCGGCGAAGCCATCGACGATCAATACTGGACCGAGCTGAACGAACATCGCCTGCCGTTCTTCGCTGAAGACCTGCCCCTGTGGCGCCTGTCGCTGCCCAACGCTACCAGCCCGCTCGACTTGCCCGGTGCGCAACTGATCGATTGGGCGGGCGCGCAGCGCTGGCTGAAAACCGACGCCAATACGGTCCAGGCCCTGGCGCGGGAATGGGGCGGCCATGCCGTCTGCTATCGTCCTGGCGCTACCTCAACGCCGTTCCAACCGTTGGCCCCGGCGCTGCTGCGCTACCACCGTCAACTCAAGGCGAAGCTTGATCCCCAGGGACTGTTCAATCCTGGCCGAATGTACGCGGAGTTCTAG
- a CDS encoding M20/M25/M40 family metallo-hydrolase: MTVIVRRSRLAIGLGLSLALGAFAPAALAQPHQQVLADAEQYKGEALKLLERLVNIDSGSGYVPGLTQVGDIAIDELQKLGATIEKVPNSDGTQHVLATFKGTGKAKILLMAHMDTVFKEGSAAERPFHIKDGRAYGPGVMDDKGGIVAGIYALKVLKNLDFKNYAQITFLLDASEETGSDVATDLIKKTAKVHDVTLNLEPGRPADGLVVWRKGSATALVEVKGKAAHAGVAPELGRNAAMEAAHQILQLGKLGDAEKKTTINFTVLKAGDRTNVIPDQATAKADVRAAVPEEFDRIEKDLARVSKDKLIADTEVTTSLQRGLPPMPQTAESDRLMAMAQGIYGELGRKLTEEGSGGAADASLSAGVGTPTLDGFGIVGGNIHTPEEYAEVESVVPRIYLLTRMIMELAAR; encoded by the coding sequence ATGACCGTTATCGTTCGTCGCTCCCGTCTCGCCATCGGCCTCGGCCTGAGCCTGGCCCTTGGTGCCTTCGCCCCGGCGGCCCTGGCGCAACCTCATCAACAGGTGCTGGCCGATGCCGAGCAGTACAAGGGCGAGGCGCTGAAACTGCTTGAACGCCTGGTGAACATCGACTCTGGTTCCGGCTATGTGCCGGGGCTGACCCAGGTTGGCGACATCGCGATCGACGAGTTGCAGAAGCTCGGCGCCACCATCGAAAAAGTGCCCAATTCGGACGGCACCCAGCATGTCCTGGCAACCTTCAAGGGTACCGGCAAGGCGAAAATCCTGTTGATGGCCCACATGGACACGGTGTTCAAGGAAGGCTCGGCGGCCGAACGTCCCTTCCATATCAAGGATGGCCGCGCCTACGGGCCGGGGGTGATGGATGACAAGGGCGGCATCGTCGCCGGCATCTATGCGCTGAAGGTGCTGAAGAATCTGGATTTCAAGAATTACGCGCAGATCACGTTCCTGCTCGATGCCAGCGAAGAGACCGGTTCGGACGTCGCCACCGACCTGATCAAGAAAACCGCCAAGGTCCATGACGTGACCCTCAACCTTGAACCGGGGCGCCCGGCCGACGGCCTGGTGGTGTGGCGCAAGGGCAGCGCAACCGCGCTGGTGGAAGTCAAGGGCAAGGCGGCCCACGCCGGCGTCGCACCGGAACTGGGGCGTAACGCGGCAATGGAAGCGGCGCATCAGATATTGCAACTGGGCAAGCTGGGCGACGCGGAAAAGAAGACCACCATCAACTTCACCGTGCTCAAGGCCGGTGACCGGACCAACGTGATTCCCGACCAAGCCACCGCCAAGGCCGACGTGCGCGCAGCGGTGCCGGAAGAATTCGACCGCATCGAAAAAGACCTGGCCCGGGTCTCGAAGGACAAGCTGATCGCCGACACCGAAGTCACCACCAGCCTGCAGCGCGGCTTGCCGCCGATGCCACAGACCGCCGAGTCGGACCGGTTGATGGCCATGGCCCAGGGCATCTATGGCGAGCTGGGCCGCAAACTGACCGAGGAAGGCAGCGGCGGCGCGGCGGACGCCAGCCTGTCCGCCGGCGTTGGTACACCCACGCTGGACGGCTTTGGCATCGTCGGCGGCAATATCCATACACCCGAGGAATATGCCGAGGTCGAAAGCGTGGTGCCGAGGATTTATCTGCTGACGCGGATGATCATGGAATTGGCCGCACGGTAG
- a CDS encoding DUF6124 family protein, producing MFKPTPNPPDTDPATAAPRETDPGQLFTVINGIDTESLLANLSETLASANAMVGYLAFDLEDSRRHIALGIQQLIELGALLANRALDNVDPR from the coding sequence ATGTTCAAACCAACACCCAACCCACCGGACACCGATCCAGCCACCGCCGCTCCAAGAGAAACCGATCCCGGCCAACTCTTCACCGTCATCAACGGCATCGACACCGAATCCCTGCTCGCCAACCTCAGCGAAACCCTCGCCTCCGCCAACGCCATGGTCGGCTACCTGGCCTTCGACCTGGAAGACTCACGACGCCACATTGCCCTGGGCATCCAGCAACTGATCGAACTGGGCGCACTCCTGGCAAACCGCGCGCTGGACAACGTCGACCCACGCTAG
- the glcF gene encoding glycolate oxidase subunit GlcF produces MQTRFSEKSQRLPRAEEAERILRSCVHCGFCNATCPTYQLLGDELDGPRGRIYLIKQVLEGQPPTASTQLHLDRCLSCRNCETTCPSGVDYHNLLDIGRAVVDAAVPRPAGQRALRLGLRGLATSPERFKNLLRLGTLFRPLLPANLEAKFPRSAASPGTRPAVRHSRRVLMLEGCVQPGLSPNTNAAAARVLDRLGISVVASPEAGCCGALDYHLDAQPTGLDRARRNIDAWWPHLQDGAEAIVQTASGCGAFIKDYGHLLEHDPAYAAKAKHVSERALDLVEVLGNEPLEKICAARDQRIAVHCPCTLQHAQKLGGTVEALLTRLGFNLTEVPDGHLCCGSAGTYSLTQPALARQLRDNRLNALESGRPELIVTANVGCQSHLDGAGRTPVRHWIELVDQSLAE; encoded by the coding sequence ATGCAGACCCGGTTCAGTGAAAAAAGCCAACGCCTGCCTCGCGCCGAAGAGGCCGAACGGATCCTGCGCAGTTGTGTGCACTGCGGCTTCTGCAACGCCACCTGCCCCACTTACCAACTGCTCGGCGATGAACTGGACGGCCCGCGCGGACGCATCTACCTTATCAAACAGGTGCTCGAAGGCCAGCCGCCAACCGCCAGCACCCAACTGCACCTGGATCGCTGCCTGTCGTGCCGCAACTGCGAAACCACCTGCCCGTCCGGCGTCGACTATCACAACCTGCTGGACATCGGCCGGGCCGTGGTCGACGCGGCCGTGCCCCGCCCCGCCGGCCAACGCGCCCTGCGTCTCGGCTTGCGGGGCCTGGCCACGAGTCCCGAACGATTCAAGAATCTGCTGCGTCTGGGAACGCTATTCCGCCCGCTGCTGCCGGCGAACCTGGAGGCCAAGTTTCCACGGTCGGCGGCGTCCCCCGGCACGCGCCCGGCCGTGCGGCATTCGCGCCGCGTGCTGATGCTTGAAGGCTGCGTGCAGCCGGGCCTGTCGCCCAACACCAATGCGGCCGCCGCCCGGGTGCTGGACCGGCTCGGCATCAGCGTCGTTGCCAGCCCTGAAGCCGGCTGTTGCGGCGCGCTGGATTATCATCTCGACGCTCAACCCACCGGGCTGGACCGCGCCCGGCGCAACATTGACGCCTGGTGGCCGCACCTGCAGGACGGCGCCGAGGCGATCGTCCAGACCGCCAGCGGCTGCGGCGCGTTTATCAAGGACTACGGGCATCTGTTGGAACACGATCCCGCCTATGCCGCCAAGGCGAAACACGTAAGCGAACGTGCGCTGGACCTGGTGGAGGTACTCGGCAACGAACCGCTGGAAAAAATCTGCGCCGCCAGGGATCAACGCATCGCCGTCCATTGCCCCTGCACCTTGCAACACGCGCAAAAACTCGGCGGCACCGTCGAAGCCCTGCTCACACGGCTGGGCTTCAACCTCACCGAGGTGCCCGACGGCCACCTGTGCTGCGGCTCGGCCGGGACCTATTCGCTGACCCAGCCGGCGCTGGCGCGACAATTGCGGGACAACCGTCTCAACGCGCTGGAAAGCGGCCGGCCGGAGTTGATCGTCACCGCCAATGTCGGCTGCCAGAGCCACCTTGACGGTGCTGGTCGCACGCCCGTGCGGCACTGGATCGAGCTGGTGGATCAGTCCCTGGCAGAATGA
- a CDS encoding RHS repeat-associated core domain-containing protein, giving the protein MTESQGTRHISVVQDGDRLLALLLHEDQKISPRLLITDEQRSLLNSLGAGSLQPPAFAPYGYLPTERSRANLLGFKGERPDFVTGHYLLGNGYRAYNPVLMRFNSPDSWSPFGKGGINAYAAFDGDPVNKNDPGGHFSFFMIVKLTSALKKWKNRALFKLERMPDIPLKNVLGYLNGNDVKSLAMTSSKMYRNVKNSRLPMKKVVANTEPGTVDQAQRLSDISFGKKQGYLPAQVIGDRRYAAIAKGQELPDGELRDFRIHRERIRKEASRTRRKEIYGEDAASDTSVDSD; this is encoded by the coding sequence GTGACTGAGTCTCAAGGGACGAGGCACATCAGTGTCGTACAGGACGGTGATCGTCTGCTGGCGTTGCTTCTACACGAAGACCAAAAAATCAGCCCCCGACTGTTGATCACCGATGAGCAGCGCTCATTATTGAACAGTCTTGGCGCCGGATCGCTTCAACCGCCCGCCTTTGCTCCCTATGGCTATCTCCCTACGGAAAGATCCCGGGCGAACCTGCTCGGCTTCAAGGGTGAACGGCCTGATTTCGTGACCGGGCACTATCTGTTAGGCAATGGCTATAGAGCCTACAACCCTGTCTTGATGCGATTTAACAGCCCCGACAGTTGGAGCCCTTTCGGCAAGGGCGGCATAAATGCCTATGCGGCGTTCGACGGCGATCCGGTGAATAAAAATGACCCCGGCGGCCATTTTTCCTTTTTCATGATTGTGAAACTTACAAGCGCCTTGAAGAAATGGAAAAACCGAGCGCTGTTCAAGTTGGAGCGAATGCCTGACATACCGTTAAAAAACGTACTGGGTTACCTCAATGGCAACGACGTCAAATCCTTGGCCATGACGTCCTCAAAAATGTACAGGAACGTAAAGAACAGTCGCCTTCCCATGAAAAAAGTAGTGGCAAATACCGAGCCAGGGACAGTCGACCAGGCACAACGATTATCAGACATTTCCTTTGGCAAGAAGCAAGGCTATCTTCCCGCCCAAGTCATTGGGGACAGACGCTATGCGGCCATCGCCAAGGGCCAGGAACTACCCGACGGGGAACTAAGAGACTTTCGCATCCATCGCGAACGGATCAGGAAGGAAGCCAGCAGAACAAGAAGAAAGGAGATATATGGCGAGGATGCAGCCAGCGACACCAGTGTCGACAGCGATTGA
- the glcD gene encoding glycolate oxidase subunit GlcD, whose translation MNILYDEQLDGPLPNVNKQALLDAMQARIPDLDILHRDEDLRPYECDGLSAYRTTPLLVVLPRRVEQVQALLKLCHEQHVPVVARGAGTGLSGGALPLQNGVLLVMARFNQILHVDPDARTARLQPGVRNLAISQAAAPYGLYYAPDPSSQIACSIGGNVAENAGGVHCLKYGLTVHNLLKLEILTIEGERLVLGSEALDSPGLDLLALFTGSEGLLGIITEVTVKLLPRPQVAKVLLASFDSVDKAGRAVAEIIAAGIIPGGLEMMDNLAIRAAEDFIHAGYPVDAEAILLCELDGVEADVHDDCERVRQVLQRAGATEVRLARDEAERLRFWAGRKNAFPAVGRLAPDYYCMDGTIPRRALPEVLQRIASLGREHGLRVANVFHAGDGNMHPLILFDANQPGELERAETLGGKILELCVQVGGSITGEHGVGREKINQMCTQFNSDELLLFHAVKAAFDPLGLLNPGKNIPTLNRCAEFGAMHIHGGQLPFPELERF comes from the coding sequence ATGAACATCCTCTACGACGAGCAGCTCGACGGCCCGCTGCCGAACGTGAACAAGCAGGCCTTGCTCGACGCCATGCAGGCACGTATTCCGGACCTGGATATCCTGCACCGCGATGAAGACCTCAGGCCCTACGAATGCGATGGGCTGTCTGCCTACCGGACCACGCCGCTGCTGGTCGTGCTGCCGCGGCGGGTCGAGCAGGTGCAGGCCTTGCTCAAGCTGTGCCATGAACAGCATGTGCCGGTGGTGGCCAGGGGCGCCGGGACCGGCCTGTCCGGTGGCGCCCTGCCCTTGCAAAACGGCGTGTTGCTGGTGATGGCGCGCTTCAACCAGATCCTGCACGTCGACCCCGACGCCCGCACCGCGCGCCTGCAGCCAGGGGTGCGCAACCTGGCGATTTCCCAGGCGGCGGCGCCGTACGGGCTGTACTACGCGCCGGACCCTTCCTCGCAGATCGCCTGCTCCATCGGCGGCAACGTCGCGGAGAACGCCGGTGGCGTGCATTGCCTGAAATACGGCCTGACGGTGCACAACCTGCTGAAGCTGGAAATCCTCACCATCGAAGGCGAACGCCTGGTGCTGGGCAGTGAGGCCCTGGACTCGCCAGGCCTGGACCTGCTGGCGTTGTTCACCGGCTCCGAAGGCCTGTTGGGGATCATCACCGAAGTCACCGTCAAGCTGTTGCCTCGCCCCCAGGTCGCCAAGGTCTTGCTGGCCAGCTTTGATTCGGTGGACAAGGCCGGACGGGCGGTGGCCGAGATCATCGCGGCCGGGATCATTCCCGGCGGCCTGGAAATGATGGACAACCTGGCGATCCGCGCCGCCGAGGATTTCATCCACGCCGGCTACCCGGTCGACGCCGAAGCGATCCTGCTGTGCGAGCTCGATGGCGTCGAGGCCGATGTCCACGATGACTGCGAACGGGTCCGCCAGGTGCTGCAACGGGCCGGTGCCACCGAGGTGCGCCTGGCCCGGGACGAGGCCGAACGCCTGCGGTTCTGGGCCGGACGCAAGAATGCGTTTCCGGCGGTAGGCCGCCTGGCGCCGGACTATTACTGCATGGACGGGACCATCCCCCGGCGGGCATTGCCCGAGGTCTTGCAGCGCATCGCCAGCCTGGGCCGCGAACATGGCCTGCGGGTGGCCAACGTATTCCATGCCGGCGACGGCAACATGCACCCGCTGATCCTGTTCGACGCCAACCAGCCGGGCGAGCTGGAGCGCGCCGAAACCCTGGGTGGGAAGATTCTCGAACTGTGCGTCCAGGTGGGCGGTAGCATCACCGGTGAACACGGCGTCGGCCGGGAGAAAATCAACCAGATGTGCACGCAGTTCAACAGCGACGAACTGCTGCTGTTCCACGCGGTGAAAGCCGCGTTCGATCCGCTTGGCCTGCTCAACCCCGGCAAGAACATACCAACCCTGAACCGCTGCGCTGAGTTCGGCGCGATGCATATCCATGGCGGGCAATTGCCGTTTCCTGAACTGGAGCGATTCTGA
- a CDS encoding Hcp family type VI secretion system effector produces MATPAYMSVTSEKQGLITAGAFTADSVGNTYQEGHEDQVMVQGFEHQVNIPRDPQSGQPTGQRVHKPLVITKVFDKASPLLLAALTSGERLTKVEIQWYRTSAAGTQEHYYTTTLEDAIIVDMKDYMLNCQDPGNSHFTHLEDVHFSYRKITWTHEVSGTSGSDDWRTPTAG; encoded by the coding sequence TTGGCTACCCCCGCTTACATGTCCGTCACCAGTGAAAAACAAGGCCTGATCACTGCCGGTGCGTTCACCGCCGACTCGGTTGGCAATACCTATCAGGAAGGTCATGAAGACCAGGTCATGGTGCAGGGCTTCGAGCATCAGGTGAACATCCCCCGCGACCCTCAATCGGGCCAGCCAACCGGCCAGCGCGTGCACAAGCCGCTGGTCATCACCAAAGTCTTCGACAAGGCTTCGCCCCTGCTGCTGGCAGCCCTGACCAGCGGCGAACGCCTGACGAAGGTGGAAATCCAGTGGTACCGCACATCGGCCGCAGGCACCCAGGAGCACTACTACACCACCACCCTGGAGGACGCGATCATTGTCGACATGAAAGACTACATGCTCAACTGCCAGGACCCGGGTAACAGCCACTTCACCCATCTGGAGGATGTTCATTTCAGCTATCGGAAGATCACCTGGACTCACGAAGTCAGCGGCACTTCGGGCTCGGATGACTGGCGCACCCCGACAGCGGGCTGA
- a CDS encoding VOC family protein: MSFVSPDLIRQRFSRAMSDMYRDEVPLYGALMNLVEQTNARVLGNDPQLAEHLRNTGELQRLDLERHGAIRVGTAAELAMLGRLFAVMGMQPVGYYDLTPAGVPVHSTAFRAVHETALQVSPFRVFTSLLRLELIENTELRAFAESVLGKRQIFTPGALELIELAERQGGLTEPQAEEFVLQALETFRWHHSATVTAEQYRQLSAQHRLIADVVAFKGPHINHLTPRTLDIDIVQAQMPVHGITPKAVIEGPPRRQCPILLRQTSFKALDEPVAFTDQPQSQGSHSARFGEIEQRGAALTPKGRALYDQLLNAARDALGAFPNEANAERYNTLMAEHFADFPDTLDELRRQALAYFRYFVTPAGLAAKGAIERSSSLEHLLEQQYLRAEPLVYEDFLPVSAAGIFQSNLGDAAQNHYAGQSNRHAFETALGRPTIDELGLYAETQQRSVDECLHTLGL; this comes from the coding sequence ATGAGCTTCGTCAGCCCCGACCTGATCCGCCAACGCTTCTCCAGGGCGATGTCCGACATGTACCGCGACGAAGTCCCGCTGTACGGCGCGTTGATGAACCTGGTGGAGCAAACCAACGCCCGCGTGTTGGGCAACGATCCACAACTGGCCGAACACCTGCGCAACACCGGCGAACTGCAGCGCCTGGATCTGGAACGGCATGGCGCGATCCGCGTCGGCACCGCCGCCGAGCTGGCGATGCTGGGTCGGCTGTTCGCGGTCATGGGCATGCAGCCGGTGGGCTATTACGACCTCACGCCGGCCGGGGTGCCGGTGCATTCCACGGCGTTTCGCGCCGTGCATGAAACCGCACTGCAAGTCAGCCCCTTTCGCGTGTTCACGTCGCTGTTGCGCCTGGAACTGATTGAAAACACCGAGCTTCGGGCCTTTGCCGAATCGGTGCTGGGCAAACGGCAGATCTTTACCCCCGGCGCCCTTGAACTCATCGAGCTGGCCGAACGCCAGGGCGGCCTGACCGAGCCCCAGGCCGAGGAATTCGTGTTGCAAGCGCTGGAAACCTTTCGCTGGCACCACAGCGCCACCGTCACCGCCGAACAATACCGCCAACTGAGCGCCCAGCACCGGCTGATCGCCGACGTGGTGGCGTTCAAGGGTCCGCATATCAATCACCTGACGCCGCGCACCCTGGACATCGACATTGTCCAGGCCCAGATGCCGGTGCACGGCATCACGCCCAAGGCCGTAATCGAAGGCCCGCCACGTCGCCAATGCCCGATCCTGCTGCGCCAGACCAGTTTCAAGGCGCTCGATGAACCCGTCGCGTTCACCGACCAACCACAATCCCAAGGCAGCCACAGCGCCCGGTTTGGCGAAATCGAGCAACGCGGCGCGGCCCTCACGCCCAAGGGCCGGGCGCTCTACGACCAACTGCTGAATGCGGCGCGGGACGCCCTGGGCGCATTTCCCAACGAGGCCAATGCCGAACGCTACAACACGCTGATGGCTGAACACTTCGCCGACTTCCCTGACACCCTCGACGAACTGCGCCGACAAGCGCTGGCGTACTTTCGTTATTTCGTGACGCCAGCGGGGCTGGCCGCCAAGGGCGCGATTGAACGGTCGAGCTCGCTGGAACACTTGCTTGAGCAGCAATACCTGCGCGCCGAACCCTTGGTGTACGAAGACTTTCTTCCGGTCAGCGCCGCCGGCATCTTCCAGTCGAACCTGGGCGATGCCGCGCAGAATCACTACGCCGGACAGTCCAATCGGCATGCCTTCGAAACGGCGCTGGGGCGGCCGACCATCGATGAACTGGGGCTGTATGCCGAGACGCAGCAGCGCTCCGTCGATGAATGTCTGCACACGCTGGGGCTCTGA